From a region of the Hymenobacter jejuensis genome:
- a CDS encoding TIGR03915 family putative DNA repair protein produces MTHDYTYDGTFDGLLTVVLEMYERKAWPNSVQPLGAVQGGLFTATVHIETNEDKATRVWKGLLKYIDGETRNRLYHTYLSERPDREMLISRYVQQAVEARGQVDISENYADDTVRLVAHISQQLGREKHRMEAFVRFEKTSDGLFHATIDPDFDVLPLIAPHFTKRYADQRWLIFDRRRHYGLYYDLHHTDIVQFEADAPQRSTSVSATVLDEREPLFKVLWQTYFDHVNIPERRNLKLHRRHIPLRYWKYLSEKQPRELRFQPIKNKRRDSRGE; encoded by the coding sequence ATGACTCACGACTATACCTACGACGGCACCTTCGACGGCCTGCTTACGGTAGTGCTGGAAATGTACGAGCGCAAAGCCTGGCCCAACAGCGTGCAGCCGCTCGGGGCCGTGCAGGGTGGGTTGTTTACAGCCACGGTGCACATCGAAACCAACGAAGACAAAGCCACCCGCGTGTGGAAAGGCTTGCTAAAGTACATAGACGGCGAGACGCGTAATCGTTTGTACCACACGTATTTATCGGAGCGGCCCGATCGGGAGATGCTGATCAGTCGGTATGTGCAGCAGGCGGTGGAAGCACGGGGCCAAGTAGATATCTCGGAGAATTACGCCGACGATACCGTGCGCCTCGTGGCACACATTAGCCAGCAGCTCGGCCGCGAAAAGCACCGCATGGAAGCGTTCGTGCGCTTTGAAAAAACAAGTGATGGCCTGTTTCACGCTACCATCGATCCGGATTTTGATGTGTTGCCGCTCATTGCGCCGCATTTTACCAAGCGCTACGCCGACCAGCGCTGGCTCATCTTCGACCGGCGGCGGCACTACGGGCTGTATTACGACCTGCATCATACTGACATCGTGCAGTTTGAAGCCGACGCGCCGCAACGCAGCACCAGCGTGTCGGCAACGGTGCTCGACGAGCGCGAGCCGCTGTTTAAAGTGCTCTGGCAGACGTACTTCGACCACGTCAATATTCCGGAGCGCCGCAACCTAAAACTGCACCGGCGCCACATTCCGTTGCGCTACTGGAAATACCTCAGCGAAAAGCAGCCGCGCGAATTGCGCTTTCAGCCCATCAAAAACAAACGCCGTGACTCGCGCGGTGAGTAG
- a CDS encoding alpha/beta fold hydrolase, with translation MGYPFEHHYVQTNGIRLHVVQCGPSQGPLVILLHGFPEFWYSWRHQIQPLAEAGYRVWAPDQRGYNLSDKPLHIRDYQVATLAADVIGLLDAAGQSSAIVVGHDWGAVVTWWLSIKYPNRIRRAAILNVPHPRTLSRALRRTPSQLFKSWYVFFFQVPWLPERATRWRNWRVARSALRGTSRRGTFSGADLALYQQAWSQPRAMRSMINWYRAAFRFRSGLGKNARVRIPVRIIWGKRDAFLNSQLAQMSLEMCDHGQLTYLPSATHWVQHEEPAEVNRLLLEFFNEAHA, from the coding sequence ATGGGTTATCCTTTCGAGCACCACTACGTCCAGACCAACGGCATCAGGCTGCACGTAGTCCAATGCGGTCCTAGCCAAGGCCCGCTGGTGATTCTGTTGCACGGTTTCCCGGAGTTTTGGTATAGCTGGCGCCATCAGATTCAACCCTTGGCTGAGGCGGGCTACCGCGTTTGGGCTCCCGATCAGCGCGGCTACAACCTGAGCGACAAGCCATTGCATATACGTGACTATCAGGTCGCTACGCTTGCTGCCGACGTTATTGGCTTACTGGATGCCGCGGGGCAGTCGTCGGCAATCGTTGTTGGGCACGACTGGGGCGCTGTTGTAACGTGGTGGCTGTCAATTAAATATCCAAACAGGATACGGCGAGCGGCGATTCTCAATGTGCCGCACCCAAGAACGCTGTCGCGGGCGCTCCGCCGCACGCCCTCGCAGCTGTTTAAAAGCTGGTACGTGTTCTTTTTTCAGGTGCCTTGGCTGCCGGAGCGGGCGACGCGCTGGCGCAACTGGCGCGTCGCCCGCTCCGCATTGCGTGGCACGAGCCGCCGCGGCACGTTTAGCGGTGCCGATTTGGCTTTATATCAGCAGGCTTGGTCGCAGCCGCGGGCAATGCGCAGCATGATTAACTGGTACCGGGCGGCTTTCCGGTTCCGCTCAGGATTAGGAAAGAATGCCCGCGTTAGAATTCCTGTTCGCATTATATGGGGCAAGCGCGATGCTTTTCTCAACTCCCAACTCGCTCAGATGAGCTTGGAGATGTGCGACCACGGCCAGCTAACCTACCTGCCCAGTGCCACGCACTGGGTGCAGCACGAAGAACCCGCTGAGGTGAATCGGTTGCTGCTGGAATTTTTTAACGAAGCGCACGCATGA
- a CDS encoding putative DNA modification/repair radical SAM protein, translated as MNERIQEKLSILADAAKYDVSCSSSGGKRKNENKGLGNAEGMGICHSFTEDGRCVSLLKILLTNHCIFDCAYCVSRRSNDVKRAAFTVDEVVDLTMNFYRRNYIEGLFLSSGIFSNSDYTMERLVRIIKKLRTEHKFNGYIHVKTIPGASPELIQEAGLYADRLSVNIELPSEMSLQNLAPEKNYEEILTPMAQIRDGITQNKEEKALFKKVPQFAAAGQSTQLIVGASAENDHQIIKLTDSLYKGYGLKRVYYSGYVPVSDDARLPQTTQPPVIREHRLYQTDWLMRFYGFDADEILDPEHPFLDLEIDPKLAWALRNRHVFPIDVNTADYEMILRVPGIGARSAKRIVAARRFASLSLDHLHKFGVVLKRAKYFITCRGQSLETRDYDEQSIRRQILFGSGSVRSALVTQQLDLFAPPVPTDLFSQAS; from the coding sequence ATGAACGAGCGCATTCAGGAAAAGCTAAGTATTTTGGCAGACGCCGCGAAGTACGATGTATCGTGCTCCAGCAGTGGCGGCAAGCGCAAAAACGAAAATAAAGGCTTGGGCAACGCGGAAGGCATGGGCATTTGCCATTCTTTCACGGAAGACGGCCGTTGTGTGTCGCTGCTCAAAATTCTGCTTACGAATCACTGCATTTTTGACTGCGCCTATTGCGTGTCGCGGCGCAGCAACGACGTGAAGCGCGCCGCCTTCACCGTCGACGAAGTTGTGGACCTGACCATGAACTTCTACCGCCGCAACTACATCGAGGGGCTGTTTTTGAGTTCCGGCATTTTCTCCAACTCCGATTATACCATGGAGCGCTTGGTTCGCATTATTAAAAAGCTGCGTACCGAACACAAATTCAATGGTTACATCCACGTCAAAACCATTCCGGGCGCTTCGCCGGAGCTGATTCAGGAGGCCGGTTTGTACGCCGACCGCCTGAGCGTGAACATCGAGCTGCCCTCCGAAATGAGTTTGCAAAACCTCGCGCCGGAGAAGAATTACGAGGAAATTCTGACGCCAATGGCGCAGATCCGCGATGGCATCACCCAGAATAAGGAAGAAAAAGCCTTATTCAAGAAGGTGCCCCAGTTTGCTGCCGCCGGCCAAAGCACTCAGCTGATTGTGGGGGCTTCCGCTGAAAACGACCACCAGATCATCAAGCTCACCGATTCGCTTTATAAAGGCTACGGATTGAAGCGCGTGTATTATTCTGGGTATGTGCCGGTTAGCGATGATGCTCGCCTGCCCCAAACCACGCAGCCGCCCGTCATTCGGGAGCACCGCCTCTATCAAACCGACTGGCTCATGCGCTTCTACGGCTTCGACGCCGACGAAATTCTGGACCCTGAACATCCGTTCTTGGATCTGGAGATTGATCCGAAGCTGGCTTGGGCTTTGCGCAATCGCCACGTATTCCCGATTGATGTTAATACTGCTGATTACGAGATGATTCTGCGCGTGCCCGGCATTGGGGCGCGTTCGGCTAAGCGCATTGTGGCGGCCCGGCGCTTTGCTTCGCTGTCGCTCGATCACCTGCACAAGTTTGGGGTGGTGCTGAAGCGCGCCAAATACTTCATTACCTGCCGCGGTCAATCCCTCGAAACCCGCGACTACGACGAGCAAAGCATCCGGCGCCAGATTTTATTTGGCTCCGGCTCTGTGCGTTCGGCGTTGGTAACCCAACAGCTTGACCTTTTTGCCCCTCCCGTACCTACCGACCTGTTTTCACAAGCCAGCTAA
- a CDS encoding CvfB family protein produces the protein MLLGDYNELEVAREVDFGLYLTSDDGDLLIPGKYVPEGTRVGDFLRVFVYRDSEDRLIATTLEPLVRVDEFAVLTVRDVSDIGAFLDWGLEKDLFLPYRNQRRRLRPGDRVAVYVYLDETSDRIVATAKYERYLSKEPFPGQPGDAVQVLVANESELGYAVIVNKAYPGLLYHNEVFRPLRLGDIHTAYVRRVRDDGKLDVSLQRTGYDEAVAATDTLLAALRKAGGTLPLSDKSEPDDIYRRLGMSKKVFKKALGSLYKQGVVQLAPDETRLVEGK, from the coding sequence ATGCTGCTGGGCGATTACAATGAGCTGGAAGTAGCTCGCGAAGTGGATTTTGGATTGTACCTGACTTCCGACGACGGCGATCTGCTGATACCGGGCAAATACGTGCCGGAGGGCACCCGCGTGGGCGATTTTCTGCGCGTATTCGTGTACCGCGACTCCGAAGACCGCCTCATTGCCACCACTTTGGAGCCGCTGGTGCGCGTGGATGAGTTTGCGGTGCTCACGGTGCGCGACGTGAGCGACATCGGTGCCTTCCTGGATTGGGGTCTTGAAAAGGACCTGTTCCTGCCCTACCGCAACCAGCGCCGCCGCCTGCGCCCCGGCGACCGTGTGGCCGTGTACGTGTACCTCGACGAAACTTCCGACCGCATTGTGGCCACGGCCAAATACGAACGCTACCTCAGCAAGGAGCCTTTCCCCGGCCAACCCGGCGACGCCGTGCAGGTGCTCGTCGCCAACGAGTCGGAGCTGGGCTACGCCGTGATCGTGAACAAAGCATATCCCGGCTTGCTCTACCACAACGAAGTCTTCCGGCCGCTGCGCCTTGGCGACATCCACACGGCCTACGTGCGCCGAGTCCGCGACGACGGCAAGCTCGACGTGAGCCTGCAACGCACGGGCTACGACGAAGCCGTGGCCGCCACCGATACGCTACTGGCCGCGTTGCGCAAAGCCGGCGGCACGCTGCCCCTCTCCGACAAAAGCGAGCCCGACGACATCTACCGCCGCTTGGGCATGAGCAAAAAAGTGTTCAAAAAAGCCTTGGGCAGCCTTTACAAACAGGGCGTAGTGCAACTAGCGCCAGACGAGACGCGACTTGTAGAAGGCAAGTAA
- a CDS encoding NAD-dependent epimerase/dehydratase family protein: MTPQKTALIAGATGLVGSTLLPLLLASERYAKVITVGRRPLPLVHPKLEQRVMDLDQLEENRLGLIADDVYCCLGTTMRQAGSKEAFYKVDYLYVVKLAAITAGNFAAQFLVVSAMGADAESRIYYNRVKGEMEDAVRQTPFRVIHIFRPSLLLGERREKRLGEQIGFVLMKLLNPLLLGPLRKYRAVPAAAVARAMIRAAAEDGGGVRVHLSDEIAESGR; encoded by the coding sequence ATGACTCCCCAGAAAACTGCCCTCATTGCCGGTGCTACCGGCTTGGTAGGCAGCACATTGCTGCCTTTGCTGCTAGCCTCCGAACGCTACGCAAAAGTTATCACCGTGGGGCGGAGGCCCTTGCCGCTGGTACACCCCAAACTGGAACAACGCGTCATGGACCTAGACCAACTGGAAGAAAACCGCTTGGGCTTAATCGCCGATGATGTGTACTGCTGCTTGGGCACGACTATGCGCCAAGCCGGTTCCAAGGAGGCTTTCTATAAGGTTGACTATCTGTACGTTGTAAAACTAGCTGCTATTACAGCCGGGAATTTTGCGGCGCAGTTTCTGGTGGTTTCGGCCATGGGCGCCGACGCAGAGTCGCGCATTTACTACAACCGGGTAAAAGGCGAAATGGAAGACGCCGTTCGGCAGACGCCGTTTCGGGTAATTCATATTTTCCGGCCGTCGCTGCTGCTGGGCGAGCGCCGCGAAAAACGGCTTGGCGAGCAAATAGGCTTTGTACTTATGAAGCTGCTGAATCCGTTGCTGCTGGGGCCTTTGCGTAAGTACCGGGCCGTGCCGGCTGCGGCCGTTGCCCGCGCCATGATCCGGGCCGCGGCCGAAGATGGCGGCGGTGTGCGCGTCCATCTTTCCGACGAAATTGCGGAGAGCGGAAGATAA
- a CDS encoding DUF4249 domain-containing protein has product MKNIIFSLLALSAMLGLAACETAIDVPAPPHTPRISLLYILNTDTRDSAVLGQRQVFVSSSQGVFETKRLTGRTDATVEVQDASGTVIERFQPIANPSPGTNSYFYYDGYYRPTMGFVARPGQTYTIRAKVPGLETVESSLTLPATPVIASATYTPRTPPRSDPYNSYQQRVFGHLTLAVADNAATTDYYIAYARVLDERGRLWGYLERDNSNNSNDVSNLQRFELSGIGILYNKSPYADTNGNGQQLSLANDVQGYYNGRYTGNPADIPAPAYVEVVVGSLTRDMYLFYQSLGRYNNTGDNPFAEPAPLFSNIRPGYGLFGGTSATTYRIRL; this is encoded by the coding sequence ATGAAGAATATCATATTTTCTCTTCTGGCCTTGAGCGCCATGCTGGGTCTGGCGGCCTGCGAAACCGCCATCGACGTGCCCGCGCCGCCTCACACACCGCGCATTTCATTACTGTATATCCTCAACACCGATACCCGCGATTCGGCCGTGTTGGGGCAGCGGCAAGTGTTCGTGAGTAGCAGTCAAGGGGTGTTTGAGACCAAGCGCCTGACCGGCCGCACCGACGCTACCGTGGAAGTGCAGGATGCCAGCGGTACCGTAATCGAGCGCTTCCAACCGATTGCCAACCCGAGCCCAGGCACGAACAGTTACTTCTACTACGACGGCTATTACCGGCCCACTATGGGCTTTGTGGCCCGGCCCGGCCAGACCTACACGATACGCGCCAAGGTACCCGGCCTCGAAACCGTCGAAAGCAGCCTCACGCTGCCGGCTACGCCCGTCATCGCGTCGGCAACCTACACTCCCCGAACGCCGCCCAGATCCGATCCTTATAACAGTTACCAACAGCGGGTTTTTGGGCACCTTACTCTCGCCGTAGCCGACAACGCAGCCACTACAGACTACTACATCGCCTATGCCCGAGTGTTGGATGAGCGAGGCCGGTTGTGGGGCTACCTGGAGCGAGATAATAGTAATAACTCCAACGACGTCAGTAACTTACAGCGATTTGAGCTGTCAGGTATAGGTATCTTGTACAACAAATCGCCCTACGCCGATACCAACGGTAACGGTCAGCAGTTGTCGTTGGCTAATGACGTACAAGGGTATTACAACGGCCGCTACACCGGCAACCCCGCCGACATTCCGGCGCCGGCTTACGTGGAAGTGGTGGTCGGCTCGCTTACCCGCGATATGTACCTGTTCTACCAATCGCTAGGACGCTACAACAACACCGGCGACAACCCGTTTGCCGAGCCGGCGCCCCTGTTTTCCAACATCCGTCCGGGTTACGGCTTGTTTGGCGGCACTTCCGCAACTACTTATCGTATACGGCTTTAG
- a CDS encoding TonB-dependent receptor yields the protein MRRILRSLVLILCLQPAVASAQQAGKHTVSGYVRDQQTGENLIGVAVISPGSGLGTSTNTYGFYSLTLPATDSVRLLVSYLGYAKQKWVAPASGNLTHTFGLQPLTSELAGVEVVGSREEKLAQSTRMGTVNIPLNQIKAVPALLGERDVLKVLQLLPGVQSGGEGTSGLYVRGGSPDQNLILLDGTPVYNASHLFGFFSVFNADALNNVELIKGGFPARYGGRLSSVLDISMKEGNLKEFHGEGAIGLIASKITVEGPIKQDTASFIFSARRTYIDILARPLIWAATKNASGSSATVGYFFHDLNGKLNWKPSRRDRLYLSAYTGYDKFYARYNDTNEGLADRENSGLGWGNLTAALRWNHLLNDQLFLNTHFTYTKYQFNVGIEQESQYRDPQNAVKTDKFNLRYLSNIRDFSLKSDLEYLPSPDHYIRFGGQYILHSFRPGALQVKDNSGSNDLSRLNSVARTMASEASLYAEDDYRVSERLKVNGGVRLNGFWVDRTLYPSLEPRVSARFLLTEEWALKAAYARTTQYIHLLTNSGIGLPTDLWVPATAKVKPQRAQQVSLGAARTLRHKGEEYELSFETYYKPMRNLIEYREGASFLGTTDNNWQDKVTSGQGWAYGGEVFLQKKTGRTTGWIGYTLAWSKRKFPELNQGRIFPYKYDRRHDASLVVIHHISPTLTLSGTWVYGTGNAVTLSQGHFTLDGYGYNQFDDYGPRNSYRMRAYHRMDLDLSKTKKKRWGEVVNSFSLYNAYSRKNPYYLFLQQGSEDEFGNVTRKPGYREISLFPIIPSFSKSFKF from the coding sequence ATGAGGCGAATTCTTCGCTCTTTAGTACTCATCTTATGTTTACAACCCGCCGTAGCGAGTGCCCAGCAAGCTGGCAAGCACACCGTCAGCGGCTACGTCCGCGACCAACAAACTGGCGAAAACCTGATTGGCGTGGCCGTCATTAGTCCGGGCTCGGGGCTGGGCACGAGCACCAACACCTACGGCTTCTACTCGCTAACCCTGCCCGCCACCGATTCGGTGCGGCTGCTGGTCTCATACCTGGGGTATGCCAAGCAGAAATGGGTGGCCCCAGCTTCTGGCAACCTGACGCATACCTTTGGCTTACAGCCGCTTACCTCGGAGCTGGCGGGCGTAGAAGTAGTTGGGAGCCGCGAGGAAAAACTTGCGCAGAGCACCCGCATGGGCACCGTCAATATTCCGCTCAACCAGATCAAGGCTGTGCCGGCGTTGCTCGGCGAACGCGACGTGCTGAAGGTGCTACAACTGCTGCCCGGTGTGCAAAGCGGCGGCGAAGGCACCAGCGGCCTGTACGTACGCGGCGGCTCGCCCGACCAAAACCTTATCCTGCTCGACGGCACTCCGGTTTACAATGCGTCGCATTTGTTCGGGTTCTTTTCCGTATTCAATGCCGATGCGCTCAATAACGTAGAGCTCATCAAAGGTGGCTTTCCGGCCCGCTACGGCGGGCGGCTGTCGTCGGTGCTGGACATTTCGATGAAGGAAGGTAACCTGAAGGAGTTTCACGGCGAAGGCGCCATCGGCCTGATCGCTTCCAAAATCACGGTCGAAGGTCCGATCAAGCAGGATACGGCTTCGTTCATCTTCTCGGCCCGCCGCACCTACATCGACATTCTGGCCCGGCCCCTGATTTGGGCGGCGACCAAGAACGCAAGTGGTAGCAGCGCTACCGTAGGATACTTTTTTCACGATCTGAACGGCAAGCTAAATTGGAAACCGAGCCGGCGCGACCGCTTGTACTTGAGCGCTTACACCGGCTACGATAAGTTTTATGCCCGCTACAACGATACCAACGAAGGGCTGGCCGACCGCGAAAACTCGGGCCTGGGCTGGGGCAACCTCACGGCCGCGCTGCGCTGGAACCACCTCCTGAACGATCAGCTGTTTCTGAATACGCACTTCACTTACACGAAGTACCAGTTCAACGTCGGGATTGAGCAGGAAAGCCAATACCGCGACCCGCAGAACGCCGTGAAGACGGATAAATTCAACTTGCGCTATCTGTCTAATATTCGGGACTTTAGCCTCAAGTCTGATTTGGAATACCTGCCCAGCCCCGACCATTACATTCGGTTTGGCGGGCAATACATTCTGCACTCGTTCAGGCCGGGCGCCTTGCAAGTGAAAGACAATTCTGGCAGCAACGACCTAAGCCGCCTCAACTCAGTGGCGCGCACCATGGCCAGCGAAGCGTCGCTGTATGCTGAGGACGATTACCGGGTTTCGGAGCGCCTGAAAGTAAACGGCGGGGTGCGCCTCAACGGGTTTTGGGTCGATCGCACGCTGTATCCGTCGCTGGAGCCGCGCGTGTCGGCCCGCTTCCTGCTCACGGAGGAGTGGGCGCTGAAAGCCGCGTACGCCCGCACGACGCAATACATTCACCTCCTCACCAACAGCGGTATCGGTCTGCCCACTGATCTGTGGGTGCCCGCTACGGCGAAGGTCAAACCGCAACGTGCTCAGCAAGTTAGCCTGGGCGCCGCACGTACGCTTCGGCACAAAGGGGAGGAGTACGAGCTGAGCTTCGAAACGTATTACAAGCCCATGCGCAACCTCATCGAGTACCGGGAGGGCGCCAGTTTTCTGGGAACTACCGACAACAACTGGCAGGACAAAGTGACCAGCGGGCAGGGCTGGGCCTACGGCGGCGAGGTCTTCCTGCAAAAGAAAACCGGCCGCACCACCGGCTGGATCGGCTATACGCTGGCCTGGAGCAAGCGCAAATTCCCGGAGCTCAACCAGGGCCGCATCTTCCCTTACAAATACGACCGCCGTCACGACGCCTCCTTGGTGGTGATCCATCATATCAGCCCAACGCTCACGCTGTCAGGTACTTGGGTGTATGGCACCGGCAACGCCGTTACGCTGTCGCAAGGTCATTTCACGCTGGATGGCTATGGCTATAACCAGTTTGACGACTACGGTCCGCGCAACAGCTACCGCATGCGCGCCTACCACCGCATGGACCTCGACCTGAGCAAGACCAAGAAAAAGCGATGGGGTGAGGTCGTGAACAGCTTTAGCCTCTACAACGCGTACAGTCGCAAAAATCCTTATTACCTGTTCCTGCAACAAGGCTCCGAAGACGAATTCGGCAACGTGACCCGCAAGCCCGGATACCGCGAAATCTCGCTGTTTCCCATTATTCCGTCGTTCAGTAAAAGCTTTAAATTCTAA
- a CDS encoding OmpH family outer membrane protein: MNNSLRLIIDAVLVIAVAVLFYLHFADKSAAKVAPAKVVATKTDSTGTVTTEPSTAVVADTDKVAFVVSDKLLADYKGMQDARKAFEGKAKGWERQNETLVRSFQAAVQKYQQQAPSLTPEQRAATEQQLETQRIQSGQKQQQIQQQAQEQEAKMTKQVLDRVDKQVETYGKANGYRLILISAPGGAIAYGRKDMDITAAVVKYLNQEYTAKK; encoded by the coding sequence ATGAACAATTCCCTGCGCCTGATTATCGACGCTGTGCTGGTCATTGCCGTGGCCGTGCTGTTTTACCTCCATTTTGCGGACAAATCTGCCGCTAAAGTCGCCCCCGCCAAGGTGGTTGCCACCAAAACCGACTCGACTGGCACTGTTACAACCGAGCCCTCCACGGCCGTAGTAGCCGATACCGATAAAGTAGCGTTCGTAGTATCGGACAAGCTTTTGGCTGATTACAAAGGCATGCAGGACGCCCGCAAAGCCTTCGAAGGTAAAGCCAAAGGATGGGAGCGCCAGAACGAAACCTTGGTGCGCAGCTTCCAAGCTGCCGTGCAAAAGTATCAGCAGCAGGCTCCTAGCCTCACGCCGGAACAGCGCGCCGCAACCGAGCAGCAACTCGAAACCCAACGCATTCAGTCGGGGCAGAAGCAGCAGCAGATCCAGCAGCAGGCTCAGGAGCAAGAAGCCAAAATGACCAAACAGGTTCTCGACCGTGTGGACAAGCAAGTAGAAACGTATGGCAAAGCCAATGGCTACCGTCTCATTCTGATTTCGGCGCCCGGCGGCGCCATCGCCTACGGCCGCAAAGACATGGACATTACGGCCGCCGTGGTGAAATATCTCAACCAAGAATACACCGCCAAGAAATAA
- a CDS encoding succinylglutamate desuccinylase/aspartoacylase family protein: MAPSTPPDSIHLNGLTIKPGERVLTRLVISRLPSGTVIDVPVHVFRSTQPGPTVLLMAGMHGDEVNGIETIRRMIRRDLLRPLRGTIIAIPILNIYGFLNFSREVPDGKDVNRSFPGNPRGSLASRVAHRFTREILPLVDCGIDFHTGGAARSNYPQVRCQLGYPDSDAMAQAFAAPFTLNASLRPGSLREAAFKQQKPIIVYETGESLRLDEHGIELAIAGTFRVLRSLGMAADAPAATQPNVVCMRHTWLRARFAGLFRSHVQVGQYLEKGEVYGSVADPYGEMAVRLESPVAGYIVGINHMPVVNQGDALLHIGMVSESGSRLSQAPPFEEKPSAPEDLDAEEVEEEP; the protein is encoded by the coding sequence TTGGCACCTTCCACTCCTCCTGATAGCATCCATCTCAACGGCCTGACCATCAAGCCCGGCGAGCGGGTACTCACGCGGCTGGTGATCTCGCGGCTGCCTTCTGGCACCGTCATCGATGTGCCGGTGCACGTGTTTCGCTCCACACAGCCCGGCCCCACGGTGCTGCTCATGGCCGGTATGCATGGCGACGAAGTAAACGGCATCGAAACCATTCGGCGCATGATTCGCCGCGACTTGCTGCGCCCCCTGCGCGGCACGATCATCGCCATCCCGATTCTCAATATTTATGGCTTTCTGAACTTCTCGCGGGAAGTGCCTGATGGTAAGGATGTTAACCGTAGCTTTCCGGGCAATCCGCGCGGGTCGTTGGCCAGTAGGGTAGCGCATCGGTTTACCCGCGAGATCCTGCCGTTGGTCGATTGCGGCATCGATTTTCACACGGGCGGCGCGGCCCGCAGCAATTATCCGCAAGTGCGATGCCAACTCGGCTACCCCGATAGCGATGCGATGGCGCAGGCTTTCGCGGCGCCGTTTACGCTGAACGCCTCTCTGCGGCCTGGTTCCCTGCGCGAAGCCGCTTTCAAGCAGCAAAAACCCATCATCGTGTACGAAACCGGCGAGTCGTTGCGGCTGGATGAGCACGGCATCGAGCTGGCCATTGCGGGTACGTTTCGGGTGTTGCGCTCGCTCGGCATGGCGGCCGACGCGCCCGCCGCCACGCAGCCCAACGTGGTGTGCATGCGCCATACGTGGCTACGCGCCCGCTTTGCCGGCCTCTTTCGGAGCCACGTGCAGGTGGGGCAGTATCTGGAAAAAGGCGAAGTCTACGGCAGCGTGGCCGACCCATACGGCGAAATGGCGGTGCGGCTGGAGTCGCCGGTGGCTGGGTATATCGTGGGAATCAACCACATGCCGGTCGTCAACCAGGGCGACGCGCTCTTGCACATCGGCATGGTAAGCGAAAGCGGCAGTCGGCTTAGCCAAGCGCCGCCGTTTGAGGAGAAGCCCAGCGCCCCAGAAGACCTGGACGCGGAAGAAGTCGAAGAAGAGCCGTAA
- the rimK gene encoding 30S ribosomal protein S6--L-glutamate ligase gives MKLAILSREPKLYSTMRLVEAAERRGHEAVVIDHLHCNLVLEKGSPGIIYQGKHLKGFDAIIPRIGASVTFYGCAVVRQFEMMKVRTAVESQAIVRSRDKLRSMQILSRAGVGMPKTAFTNYSDEVVEMIKQVGGAPVIIKLLEGTQGLGVVLAETEKAAQSVIEAFHNLKARIIVQEFIAESKGADLRAFVVNGQVVGAMKRQGKEGEFRSNLHRGGSGNLVKLTRAEKAAALLATKALGLGIAGVDMLQSKRGPLVLEVNSSPGLEGIEKATGLDIADKIIEYTEQLTKKHKAKIASKHPAHQPDSQSDVPAV, from the coding sequence ATGAAACTGGCGATTCTATCGCGTGAGCCGAAGCTATATTCTACCATGCGTTTAGTGGAAGCGGCCGAGCGCCGTGGCCACGAAGCCGTGGTTATAGATCATTTACACTGCAATCTGGTACTCGAAAAAGGCTCACCAGGCATTATATACCAAGGCAAACACCTCAAAGGCTTCGACGCCATTATTCCGCGCATTGGGGCTTCGGTGACGTTCTATGGCTGTGCCGTAGTGCGCCAGTTCGAGATGATGAAGGTGCGCACGGCCGTCGAAAGCCAAGCCATCGTGCGCTCGCGCGACAAGCTCCGGTCCATGCAAATCCTGAGTAGGGCGGGCGTTGGGATGCCCAAAACGGCCTTCACCAACTACTCCGACGAAGTGGTTGAGATGATCAAGCAGGTGGGCGGCGCCCCCGTGATCATCAAGCTACTCGAAGGCACCCAAGGCTTGGGCGTAGTACTGGCCGAAACCGAAAAAGCGGCTCAGTCCGTGATCGAGGCTTTTCATAACCTCAAGGCCCGCATCATCGTGCAGGAGTTCATTGCCGAAAGCAAAGGCGCTGATCTGCGGGCTTTTGTGGTCAATGGCCAAGTAGTAGGGGCCATGAAGCGGCAGGGCAAAGAAGGCGAGTTCCGCTCGAACTTGCACCGGGGCGGCTCTGGCAACCTCGTCAAGCTAACCCGAGCCGAAAAAGCCGCTGCCTTGCTGGCTACCAAAGCGTTGGGCTTGGGTATTGCCGGGGTTGACATGCTGCAAAGCAAGCGCGGGCCGCTGGTATTGGAAGTCAACTCCTCGCCCGGTTTGGAAGGCATCGAGAAAGCCACCGGCCTCGACATCGCCGACAAAATAATTGAGTACACCGAACAACTGACCAAGAAGCACAAAGCCAAGATCGCTTCCAAGCACCCTGCCCATCAGCCCGATAGCCAATCGGATGTCCCGGCGGTATGA